A genome region from Natronobeatus ordinarius includes the following:
- a CDS encoding A/G-specific adenine glycosylase, with amino-acid sequence MTDDAVELPADLDLEAVREALLEWYEADHRPFPWRETDDPYAILVCEVMSQQTQLDRVVDAWEAFLERWPTTADLAAADRADVVGFWSGHRLGYNNRAKYLHEAASQVEAEYDGAFPREPDELQELMGVGPYTANAVASFAFNEGDAVVDTNVKRVCYRAFDVPDDDAAFERAATALMPDGRSRAWNNAIMELGGVACTQTPRCDEAGCPWREWCGAYASGDFTAPDVPTQPSFDGSRRQFRGRIVRTLREYDELELDVLGPRIRVDYNPQGEHGRAWLLELLADLETDGLVTLETRDGEPVARLRR; translated from the coding sequence TCGAGTTGCCAGCGGATCTCGACCTCGAGGCCGTCCGCGAGGCGCTGCTCGAGTGGTACGAGGCGGACCATCGGCCGTTTCCCTGGCGGGAGACCGACGATCCGTACGCGATCCTCGTCTGTGAGGTGATGAGCCAGCAGACCCAGCTCGACCGGGTGGTCGACGCCTGGGAGGCGTTCCTCGAGCGCTGGCCGACGACGGCCGATCTCGCCGCGGCCGATCGGGCCGACGTGGTGGGCTTCTGGAGTGGACACCGGCTGGGCTACAACAACCGGGCGAAGTACCTCCACGAGGCGGCGAGTCAAGTCGAAGCGGAGTACGACGGTGCGTTTCCCCGCGAGCCCGACGAGCTCCAGGAGCTGATGGGCGTCGGCCCCTACACGGCCAACGCGGTGGCGAGTTTCGCGTTCAACGAGGGCGACGCGGTCGTCGACACGAACGTCAAACGGGTCTGTTACCGGGCGTTCGACGTCCCCGACGACGACGCGGCGTTCGAACGGGCGGCGACCGCGCTCATGCCCGACGGTCGCTCACGGGCGTGGAACAACGCGATCATGGAGCTCGGGGGTGTGGCCTGCACCCAGACGCCGCGCTGTGACGAGGCCGGCTGTCCCTGGCGGGAGTGGTGTGGCGCCTACGCGAGCGGCGACTTCACGGCCCCTGACGTGCCCACCCAGCCCAGTTTCGACGGGAGCCGCCGCCAGTTTCGCGGCCGGATCGTCCGCACCCTTCGGGAGTACGACGAACTCGAGCTGGATGTCCTCGGTCCCCGGATTCGAGTCGATTACAACCCCCAGGGCGAGCACGGCCGAGCGTGGCTGCTGGAACTGCTCGCCGACCTCGAGACCGACGGCCTGGTCACGCTCGAGACGCGCGATGGCGAGCCGGTCGCGCGGCTTCGGCGCTGA
- a CDS encoding NADPH-dependent FMN reductase, with the protein MTADGDADSTDPIRVVAICGSLREDSYTRLALRRALEEAERGGVETELLDLREWDLPAFDADVDRASAGDAAELAARVREADAVLLGTPMYHGSFSSPLKTALDYCGFEEFEDKTVGLLAVAGGAFPVTALEHLRSVCRSLNAWVIPHQVAVANARRAVDDGEFVDESLENRVATLGRRAVQYARIEPDPDSFESDQNVGAR; encoded by the coding sequence ATGACGGCCGACGGCGACGCCGACAGCACCGATCCGATCCGCGTCGTAGCGATCTGTGGGAGCCTCCGCGAGGACAGCTACACCCGCCTGGCGCTCCGGCGCGCGCTCGAGGAAGCCGAACGTGGGGGCGTCGAGACGGAGCTACTCGATCTTCGGGAGTGGGACCTGCCGGCGTTCGACGCCGACGTCGACCGAGCGAGCGCTGGCGACGCCGCGGAACTGGCTGCCCGGGTGCGCGAGGCCGACGCGGTCCTGCTGGGGACGCCGATGTATCACGGCTCGTTCTCCTCGCCGCTGAAGACCGCGCTCGACTACTGTGGGTTCGAGGAGTTCGAAGACAAGACGGTCGGCCTGCTCGCGGTCGCCGGCGGGGCGTTCCCGGTGACGGCGCTCGAGCACCTGCGATCGGTCTGTCGGTCGCTCAACGCGTGGGTGATCCCACACCAGGTGGCGGTGGCGAACGCCCGCCGTGCCGTCGACGACGGCGAGTTCGTCGACGAGTCACTCGAGAACCGGGTGGCGACGCTCGGCCGGCGGGCGGTCCAGTACGCACGAATCGAACCCGACCCGGACTCCTTCGAGAGCGATCAGAACGTCGGCGCGCGGTAG